The DNA window ATTGGAACTTCTCGACCAAGAACTCCGCGGCGACCTCGGGTTTCAGGACGTCGCCGCAGGTAAAAATATCCACCGCGGCATACCCGTATTCGGGCCAAGTGTGGATGGAAAGATGGGACTCGGCGATCACCACCACGCCGCTGATTCCGAAGGGAGAGAATTTGTGGAAGTGGACATCCACGATCGTGGCTTTGGCGGCTTTGGCCGCTTCGACCATGATCAGTTCAACCTTCTTCAGATCGTTGAGTAACCTGGCATTGCACGCCTTGAGCTCCACCAGAAGATGGGTCCCTAATCCGTGCACCGTTCCGTCCCCCTTTCCTCACCGCGTCCCACCATTGGGCGCGTTCGAAGCGAAGCCGCGTCCGCTTCGGATGTCGTCGAACCGCTCGCACGACGCGCGAGCGGCACATATGAAATTTTGGTCCGTACTATAACTGAATCAAGTGCCAAGTCAAGAAAAAAAATGTACCTCGGTCAAAAAATTTTCCCCGCGGGCTGGCCGCTCGCGCCGCGCTGAGTCGACGGCGTACGACGAGCATTCCTTGTTGGGATGTCCTCTTCGGGGCGAGTTGTCTTGACCCCTCTCTCAACCGGGTGATAGAATCAGCCGCCTTGCACGGCGGTGCGGGACGACGTCCCGTGCGGGCCGCGCAACCTCCGGGAGGAGACGGCGACGCGGTGCAACGGCGATGGGCATGGTGGGTGGCTACGGCCGGGGGCGTTGGAGCCGCACCGTGGGCGCCCGGCACCGCCGGAAGCCTCGTCGGCGCGGCCGTCGGTTGGGCGGCCGGACGCTTGTTGGGTCCGGGCTGGTATGTGGTGGGAACCGCCGCGCTGTTCGGGCTCGGGGTCGCGGTCGCCACCCGCGTTGAGCGCACCACAGGGCGTAAAGATCCGTCGGTCGTGGTGATCGACGAGGTCGTCGGCATGCTCGTGGCCCTGTTTGCTTTACCGCTTCGAGCCGGCGACGTGCTGATCGCCTTTCTCTGTTTTCGGATTTTCGATATCGCCAAACCGTTTCCGCTCCGTCGCCTCGAAGCGCAGCCCGGGGGGTGGGGCATTATGCTCGACGATCTGGTCGCGGGTCTCTACACCAACGTGCTCGTGCGGATAGGACTGTGGGCAGCGGGAGTGGTCTGAAGACCGAGTTGATTGCGGTCGGCACGGAATTGCTTTGGGGGGACCGGATCGACACGAACACGGTGGCGCTCTCCGACGCCTTGGCCGCCCTCGGGATTCGGGTGTCGGCCAAAACCGTGGTCGGGGACGACGAGGCCACGCTCGCCCGCGCGTTGACGGATGCCATGGCGCGGGCGTCGTTGGTCATCATGACCGGAGGGCTCGGGCTGACGCACGACGACATTACCACCCGAGTCGTGGCGAAGGCCCTGGGACGTGATCTGACGCTTCGGGAGGAGGTGGCGGCCGATATCCGGGCCGCCTACCGCCGACGGGGGCGCGAGGCCACGCCGGCGAGCGAACGGCTGGCGTTCTTGCCCGCCGGGGCGGACATCTTGCGGAATCCCGTGGGAATCGCGCCGGGGTTTCGACTGACGGAACGAGCCGTCTCCCTGGTGGCGCTCCCCGGGGTGCCGTCGGAGATGCGCGCCATGTTCGACACGGCCGTTGCCCCGTGGCTCTCGCGACTGACCGCCGGGGCGGCGCCGATGACTCGGCGCACGATACACACGTTCGGGCTCAGTGAATCGGAAGTGGATCAGCGGTTGTCGGATCTGTTCCGCGACGCCGCGTGTGAGACCGGAATGTTGGCGTCACCCAAAGGCGTGGAGATCCGGTTGCGGGCGAGGGGCGGGGATCGTTCGGTCGTCGGCTTGAACCACCTCGTTTCGGCGATCGCCCAGCGATTGGGTGACGCGGTGTACGCGTTCGACGGCCGGGCCATGGAGGCCGTGGTGGGCGACGCGCTGCTCGCCAAGGGGTGGACGCTGGCTGTTGCCGAATCGTGCACCGGAGGGTTGGTGGGGCATCGGCTGACTGACGTGCCGGGCAGCTCCCGGTATTTTGTCGGCGGCTGGGTGACGTATGCCAACGAAGCCAAAATGAGCTGGCTGGGCGTGGACCGCGAACAATTGGCCACGTACGGTGCGGTCAGCGAGCCGGTCGCGGCGCAGATGGCCCAAGGCGCACGCCGACACGCGGGCAGCGACATGGGCTTGTCCTTGACGGGCATCGCGGGACCGGAAGGCGGGACCCCCGAGAAACCGGTCGGCACGCTGGTCGTCGGCCTGGCCAGCGATCGTGGCACCGAGACCAGCCGGTGGCGGTTCACGGGTTCGCGCACGGATACCAAGCTCGCGTTTTCGCAGTTCGGGTTGAACGCGGTCCGGCGGTTCGTCTTGGGGGCGTGAGGACCGGAAGCGGATCCCGCCCGGCGGCCGGCGAAACGGAATCGCTGCGCAGCTTCGTGGCGGTTCACGTACCCGATGCGTGGCTGGGCGGCTTGACAGTGCTCCGGGAGCGCCTGGCGCGTCACACGGCGGGTGTGCGGTGGGTGCAGCCGGACGGCTCGCACGTCACCCTCGCGTTTCTGGGGCAGATCGCGCGTTCCCGCGTTCCAGGCATCGCGGCGCGGCTGAGCGATGTGGCGCGGGAGTGTCCGCCTTGTCGGGTCCACGCCGGCGGGATCGGGGTCTTCCCCCATCCCGGTCGCGCCACCGTGCTGTGGTTAGGGGTGCAGGATCCCTCCGGCGGACTGCTCCGATTGCAGCGGCGGGTGGAGCAGGCGTTGTCCGCCGAAGGGTTCACGCCGGACGAACGACCGTTCCATCCGCATGTGACGTTGGGACGGTGGCGCACGCCGCCCCCCAGAACCAGCGTCGACGCGGTGCTCGCGGAACCGCTGCCGCCGGCGCTGAGTGGCTCCGCTGGGGAGTGGATGGTAACCGAAATCCGGCTGATGGAAAGCCGATTGACTTCGGAAGGGTCGATCTACACGGTGCTGGAAGCACTACGGCTCACGGGTAACGCGGCGAGTTGAACGCGACAGCGTCAGGGAGTGCGACGGAGCAGTGGGTCTTGTCAGCGCGTTCAGGAACGCGCCAGATGCAAGGCGGAGCGAGCACCGGAGCTGTAGGGGCGTATCGCGATACGCCCCTACAGAGACGTGAGCACCGGATGCGTAGCGACAACGCCGCAGATGGCCGTTCCCGAACGCGCTCCTAGGAGGAGGCGAGGATGATTGCAAAGGAGAAGGAGCAGCAAGGCAACCGGATGAAGGCGCTGGATCTGGCGCTGGCGCAAATCGAGAAACAGTTCGGCAAGGGGACCATTATGCGCCTGGGCGCGGATGGCGCCGTGATCGAGACGTCGGTCATCCCCTCGGGATCGCTGGGACTCGACATCGCCCTCGGCGTCGGGGGGTTGCCGCGAGGCCGGATTGTGGAGATCTTCGGACCGGAGTCGTCGGGGAAGACCACGCTCTCGCTGCAAGCGGTTGCCGCGGCCCAGGCAGAGGGCGGCGTCGCGGCTTTTATCGACGCCGAACACGCCCTGGATATGGCGTACGCCAAGCGCCTCGGCGTCAAGACCGACGACCTGCTGGTCTCGCAGCCGGACACCGGGGAGCAAGCGCTGGAGATCACGGAAACGCTGGTGCGCAGCGGCGCACTGGACGTCGTGGTGGTGGACTCGGTGGCCGCGCTGGTGCCGCGAGCCGAGTTGGAGGGGGAGATGGGCGACTCGCACATGGGGTTGCAGGCTCGCCTCATGTCGCAAGCCATGCGCAAGCTCACGGCCGCGATCAGCAAGTCACACACCACGGTCATTTTTATCAACCAGATCCGGATGAAGATCGGCGTGATGTTCGGGAATCCCGAAACCACCACCGGCGGCAACGCGCTCAAGTTCTACGCGTCGGTCCGCCTGGACATCCGACGGACCGATGCCCTCAAAGAAGGGCAGGACGTGGTGGGCAGCCGCGTGCGCGTGAAAGTCGTCAAAAACAAGATGGCGCCGCCGTTCCGTCAGGCTGATTTTGATATCATGTTCAATGAAGGGATTTCGAGGCTGGGCGAGATGATCGACCTGGGGGTGGAGAAAGGGATCGTTGAAAAGAGCGGAGCCTGGTATGCTTACAAGGGCGACCGGATCGGGCAAGGGCGCGAGAACGCGAAGCACTTTCTGCGGGAGCAGGCCGCGGTGGCGAAGGAGATCGAAGCCCGCATCCGGGAGGCGTACGGTCTGATCCCGCGCGAGAAGGGGCTTCAAAAGGGAGCCGAAGCGTGAGCTTAAACATTGACGAATTGTTGAAGGCGGCGGTGGCCAAACGGGGTTCCGACCTCCATTTGAAGGTGGGCAGTCCTCCGACCGTCCGGGTCGATGGGCACCTGGAGCCGTTGGATCCCTCGGTTCGCCTCACCCAGGAGGACGCGGTCGCCATCGCGTTCTCGATCATGAACAACACCCAGAAGCAGCGGTTCAAGGAGAAATCCGAGATCGACTTGGCGTACAGCGCACCGGGTCTGGGGCGGTTCCGCGTCAACCTCTACCAGCAACGCGGAACCGTCAACATGGTGTTCCGATCCGTTCCCACCAAGATTCTCACGTTCCAGGATCTGCACCTGCCCGCCGTGATCGAAAAGTTGGCCGGCGAGACGCGTGGATTGATTCTGGTGACTGGAACCACCGGAAGCGGCAAGTCTACGACCTTGGCTGCGATTATCGACTACATCAACCGCAGCCGTACGGAGAACGTCATCACGATCGAAGATCCCATCGAGTTCCTGCATCGGGATCGGAAGTGTCTGGTCAGCCAGCGGGAGATCGGCGCGGACACCGAGTCCTTCAGCGTGGCGTTGCGGTCCGCGCTGCGCCAGGATCCCGACGTGATCCTGGTCGGTGAGATGCGGGACTTCGAGACGATTTCGACCGCGCTCATCGCCGCGGAAACCGGGCACTTGGTGCTGAGCACGCTGCACACCGTAGACGCGACCGAGACGGTGAACCGTATCATCTCGGTGTTCCCGCCCTACCAGCAGAAACAAGTGCGCCTGCAACTGGCCGCGATCATCAAGGGCGTGATCTCCCAGCGGCTGGTGCCCCGCATGGACGGCCAGGGGCGCGTGCCCGCGGTGGAGGTGATGGTCGCCACGCAGACCATCCGCGAGTGCGTGATCGACCCCGACAAGACCCGGCGGATCCACGACGTGATCACCGCCGGGACGTCCCAGTACGGGATGCAGACCTTTGATCAGTCCCTGGCGCAGTTGTGTCGCGAAAAACTCGTGGCCTACGAAGAGGCGTTGCGCTGGTGCTCGAATCCCGACGACTTCGCGCTCAAGATGAAGGGCGTGCAGTCCACCGGCGATCTCACGTGGGAGACCGACAAGGCGGCACCGGCCGCGGCTGAGCCTCCGGCGTTCAAGGTCGAACGGTTCGGCAAGTGAACGCAAATGATCTCCGGCGCGCGTTCTGCGACTTCTTCGCGACCCGGCACGGTCACACGCTCGTTCCCAGCTCGTCGCTGATTCCGGCTCAGGATCCCACGCTCCTGTTCACCAACGCGGGCATGGTGCAATTCAAACAAACCTTCCTGGGCGAGGAGCCGCGGCCGTATACGCGGGCGGTTTCCGTGCAGAAATGCGTCCGCGCCGGCGGCAAACACAACGATCTCGAACACGTGGGCTACACCGGGCGACATCACACGTTTTTCGAGATGTTGGGCAATTTCTCGTTCGGCGATTACTTCAAGGACGGGGCGATTCGGATGGGGTGGGAGTTCGTCACCGAGATCCTCAAGCTCCCTCCCGTACGCCTGTGGGTGACGGTGTTTCGAGAGGACGACGAGGCGGCGCGGTTGTGGCGCGAAGTCATCGGTGTGCCGGCCGAACGCATCGTGCGCCTGGGCGAGAAAGACAACTTCTGGCAGATGGGTGAGACCGGCCCCTGCGGCCCCTGCTCGGAGATCTACGTGGATCAGGGCGAGCAGGTCGGATGCGGCAAACCCACCTGCGGGGTGGGTTGCGACTGCGATCGCTATCTCGAGATCTGGAACCTGGTGTTCATGCAGTACGACCGCGACGCGTCCGGGACATTGTCGCCGCTGCCGCGCCCCAGCATCGATACCGGGATGGGGCTGGAGCGGGTGGCCGCGGTCACGCAGGGCGTTCTGAGTAACTACGACAGCGATCTGTTCCGTCCCCTGCTGGCCGCGATCGGGCAGGCCTGCGGCCGGACGTACGGTCGCGACGCGGGGACGGACGTGTCGATGCGCGTGATCGCCGACCACCTCCGGGCGCTCACGTTCCTGCTTTCCGACGGGGTGCTGCCCTCCAATGAGGGCCGGGGGTATGTGGTGCGCCGCATCCTTCGGCGGGCGGGCCGGCACGGCAAGGTCCTCGGGTTTGAGGGGCCGTTCCTTCACGAACTCTCCGGCGCGGTGATCGACCAAATGCACCACGCCTACCCCGAGCTGGCGCGGCACCGCCAGGCCGTGGCGCGGACCCTGCTCGCCGAGGAGGAGCGCTTCGCCCAGACCCTGAGCCACGGGATGACGGTCCTCTCGGATCTGGTCGCGGCCGCCGAGCGCTCGCGCACCGCAGCGCTGTCGGGGGCCGATCTCTTCAAGCTGTACGACACCTACGGCTTTCCGATGGACTTGATCGCGGACGTGGCCAAGGAACACGGCCTCGCGTTGGACGAGGCGGGGTTCGCGGCCGCGATGGACGAGCAGCGCGAGCGAGCGCGCGCCGCCGGGGGCTTCGAAGCGCAGGCCGTGCAGACGATTTACAAGGACACGCTGTCGGATACCGGACCGACGACGTTCGTCGGCGACGACACGCTGGAGGCCGACGTCCGCCTGCTCGCGATCTTGAGGGACGGTGCGCGGGTACGAGAGGCCCGAGCAGGCGAACAGGTCGAACTGGTCTTCGATCATACCCCGTGTTACGGCGAGGGCGGGGGGCAAGTGGGCGACCAGGCTGAGGTGGAGAGCCCGAACGTGGATGCCCGGATTCGCGACACCGTGATTCCGGTCAAAGGGTTGTTCGTGCATGCCGCGACCGTGGGACGCGGCCGGTTGATCGAAGGCGAGCGTTACCGCGTGACCGTCAACCCGACGTCTCGGCAAGCCAGTTCCAACCACCACACCGGCACCCATATCCTACACGCCACGCTCCGGGAAGTGTTGGGCGATCACGTCAAGCAGGCGGGATCGCTGGTGGCGCCGGACCGCCTGCGCTTCGATTTCCACCACTTTGCGCCGTTGTCCGCGCGCGAAATGGAGCGAATCGAGCAGGAGGTCAATCGGCGTATCCAGGAAGACCATCACGTCGAGAAGGCGTGGATGTCGCAACGGGATGCGCTGGCCAGCGGGGCCTTGGCGTTCTTCGGTGAAAAGTACGGGGATCGCGTTCGCGTGGTGTCGATCGGCTCGTTCAGTAAAGAGCTCTGCGGGGGCACCCACACGCGCGACACCGGGGAGCTGGGACTCTTAAAGATCGTCCGCGAAGGCGGGGTGGCCGCGGGTGTCCGTCGGATCGAAGCCGTGGCCGGCGAGGCCGCGTACCTCGCGACCAAGAAAGACACGAGCGATCTGGCTGAAATCGCGGCGCTGCTCAAAGTCCAGCCGCAGGAAGCGGTGTCCAAAGCCCGCAAACTGGTCGACGCCTTGAGGGCGCGCGAGCGCGAGGTCGAACAACTCAAGGCGCGTCTGGC is part of the Nitrospirota bacterium genome and encodes:
- the speD gene encoding adenosylmethionine decarboxylase, with product MHGLGTHLLVELKACNARLLNDLKKVELIMVEAAKAAKATIVDVHFHKFSPFGISGVVVIAESHLSIHTWPEYGYAAVDIFTCGDVLKPEVAAEFLVEKFQSKHPSIMEVRRGILSKGNVKLPHKTVPAVEEMPVDDRVKELQMVP
- a CDS encoding phosphatidylglycerophosphatase A, translated to MRAAQPPGGDGDAVQRRWAWWVATAGGVGAAPWAPGTAGSLVGAAVGWAAGRLLGPGWYVVGTAALFGLGVAVATRVERTTGRKDPSVVVIDEVVGMLVALFALPLRAGDVLIAFLCFRIFDIAKPFPLRRLEAQPGGWGIMLDDLVAGLYTNVLVRIGLWAAGVV
- a CDS encoding competence/damage-inducible protein A, producing the protein MGSGSGLKTELIAVGTELLWGDRIDTNTVALSDALAALGIRVSAKTVVGDDEATLARALTDAMARASLVIMTGGLGLTHDDITTRVVAKALGRDLTLREEVAADIRAAYRRRGREATPASERLAFLPAGADILRNPVGIAPGFRLTERAVSLVALPGVPSEMRAMFDTAVAPWLSRLTAGAAPMTRRTIHTFGLSESEVDQRLSDLFRDAACETGMLASPKGVEIRLRARGGDRSVVGLNHLVSAIAQRLGDAVYAFDGRAMEAVVGDALLAKGWTLAVAESCTGGLVGHRLTDVPGSSRYFVGGWVTYANEAKMSWLGVDREQLATYGAVSEPVAAQMAQGARRHAGSDMGLSLTGIAGPEGGTPEKPVGTLVVGLASDRGTETSRWRFTGSRTDTKLAFSQFGLNAVRRFVLGA
- the thpR gene encoding RNA 2',3'-cyclic phosphodiesterase; translated protein: MAVHVPDAWLGGLTVLRERLARHTAGVRWVQPDGSHVTLAFLGQIARSRVPGIAARLSDVARECPPCRVHAGGIGVFPHPGRATVLWLGVQDPSGGLLRLQRRVEQALSAEGFTPDERPFHPHVTLGRWRTPPPRTSVDAVLAEPLPPALSGSAGEWMVTEIRLMESRLTSEGSIYTVLEALRLTGNAAS
- the recA gene encoding recombinase RecA, which encodes MIAKEKEQQGNRMKALDLALAQIEKQFGKGTIMRLGADGAVIETSVIPSGSLGLDIALGVGGLPRGRIVEIFGPESSGKTTLSLQAVAAAQAEGGVAAFIDAEHALDMAYAKRLGVKTDDLLVSQPDTGEQALEITETLVRSGALDVVVVDSVAALVPRAELEGEMGDSHMGLQARLMSQAMRKLTAAISKSHTTVIFINQIRMKIGVMFGNPETTTGGNALKFYASVRLDIRRTDALKEGQDVVGSRVRVKVVKNKMAPPFRQADFDIMFNEGISRLGEMIDLGVEKGIVEKSGAWYAYKGDRIGQGRENAKHFLREQAAVAKEIEARIREAYGLIPREKGLQKGAEA
- a CDS encoding type IV pilus twitching motility protein PilT, whose product is MSLNIDELLKAAVAKRGSDLHLKVGSPPTVRVDGHLEPLDPSVRLTQEDAVAIAFSIMNNTQKQRFKEKSEIDLAYSAPGLGRFRVNLYQQRGTVNMVFRSVPTKILTFQDLHLPAVIEKLAGETRGLILVTGTTGSGKSTTLAAIIDYINRSRTENVITIEDPIEFLHRDRKCLVSQREIGADTESFSVALRSALRQDPDVILVGEMRDFETISTALIAAETGHLVLSTLHTVDATETVNRIISVFPPYQQKQVRLQLAAIIKGVISQRLVPRMDGQGRVPAVEVMVATQTIRECVIDPDKTRRIHDVITAGTSQYGMQTFDQSLAQLCREKLVAYEEALRWCSNPDDFALKMKGVQSTGDLTWETDKAAPAAAEPPAFKVERFGK
- the alaS gene encoding alanine--tRNA ligase, with amino-acid sequence MNANDLRRAFCDFFATRHGHTLVPSSSLIPAQDPTLLFTNAGMVQFKQTFLGEEPRPYTRAVSVQKCVRAGGKHNDLEHVGYTGRHHTFFEMLGNFSFGDYFKDGAIRMGWEFVTEILKLPPVRLWVTVFREDDEAARLWREVIGVPAERIVRLGEKDNFWQMGETGPCGPCSEIYVDQGEQVGCGKPTCGVGCDCDRYLEIWNLVFMQYDRDASGTLSPLPRPSIDTGMGLERVAAVTQGVLSNYDSDLFRPLLAAIGQACGRTYGRDAGTDVSMRVIADHLRALTFLLSDGVLPSNEGRGYVVRRILRRAGRHGKVLGFEGPFLHELSGAVIDQMHHAYPELARHRQAVARTLLAEEERFAQTLSHGMTVLSDLVAAAERSRTAALSGADLFKLYDTYGFPMDLIADVAKEHGLALDEAGFAAAMDEQRERARAAGGFEAQAVQTIYKDTLSDTGPTTFVGDDTLEADVRLLAILRDGARVREARAGEQVELVFDHTPCYGEGGGQVGDQAEVESPNVDARIRDTVIPVKGLFVHAATVGRGRLIEGERYRVTVNPTSRQASSNHHTGTHILHATLREVLGDHVKQAGSLVAPDRLRFDFHHFAPLSAREMERIEQEVNRRIQEDHHVEKAWMSQRDALASGALAFFGEKYGDRVRVVSIGSFSKELCGGTHTRDTGELGLLKIVREGGVAAGVRRIEAVAGEAAYLATKKDTSDLAEIAALLKVQPQEAVSKARKLVDALRAREREVEQLKARLAGGGAKDSSTQEGRTVAGVSVVVRRIDGLETKDLRAAADRVREQIKSGVVVLGSVVDGKVNLIAAVTPDLSKRFHAGNLVRTVADLVGGSGGGNATMGQAGGREPGALDAALARVDELVEAMARKG